Proteins encoded in a region of the bacterium genome:
- the rpmA gene encoding 50S ribosomal protein L27 yields the protein MAHKKAGGSTRNGRDSNPQNLGVKRFGGQTVSAGTIIVRQRGTRIHPGKHVGKGNDDTLYALIDGTVEFQDFRGTKKRVNILPL from the coding sequence ATGGCTCATAAGAAAGCAGGCGGATCGACCCGGAACGGGCGCGACTCCAATCCGCAGAACCTCGGTGTGAAGCGCTTCGGCGGCCAGACCGTCAGCGCGGGCACGATCATCGTGCGCCAGCGCGGCACGCGCATCCACCCGGGCAAGCACGTGGGCAAGGGCAACGACGACACGTTGTACGCGCTCATCGACGGTACCGTGGAGTTCCAGGACTTCCGCGGGACCAAGAAGCGGGTCAACATCCTGCCGCTGTAG
- the lnt gene encoding apolipoprotein N-acyltransferase, with protein sequence MRDPVQVQLRRRRFGRPSRATGLALLAGMMVTGGLPPHAWTGVLVPAGLALLMALVLAAPRPARLAWFFALAHQSTLLYWLFLLDPAKSIPTRALVPIQAGLTILYVSVFYLGWGWLCGRARQRLGSTRALLLMPALWTAMEAVRSFGELGFPWCLTGSSTIGTPFMVLVRGAGELGLGCALAFTAATIVAWTARGGDAAAIPDAAHAARRRARRPLAIVTALAWTALAAGAAMNPAPPPPPASGPFAINADSLLARPLRVAAVQADVSLADKWDTARIDSTRVPYAALTKKAAAAGAEFVVWAETAVPGYLRYDVANLNWLRRLVRESGVWLYAGFPDGDRRTDGRMRLYNSSGLLSPDGVIVDRYAKHHLLPIGEAMPFQRYLPFLGQLNVGQAEWDPGDPPRALVAKLPDGHFPFSGLICFESVFGSLARDSVRRGSRCLAVITNDGWFGRTAGPRQHAWLARLRAVECGVPVIRCANNGISFIADRDGRLLGWLELGERGVVSATISPGDARTGYVRWGSAPVTWFLVLWVLVTLAGPWSRCAGESEVAP encoded by the coding sequence ATGCGCGACCCTGTCCAGGTCCAGTTGCGGCGCCGTCGTTTCGGCCGCCCCTCGCGCGCCACGGGCCTGGCCCTGCTAGCAGGGATGATGGTCACGGGCGGGCTGCCGCCGCATGCCTGGACCGGGGTGCTGGTGCCGGCCGGCCTGGCCCTGCTCATGGCGCTCGTGCTCGCCGCGCCGCGGCCGGCGCGCCTCGCCTGGTTCTTCGCGCTTGCGCACCAGTCCACGCTGCTCTACTGGCTCTTCCTGCTGGACCCCGCCAAGAGCATCCCCACGCGGGCCTTGGTGCCCATCCAGGCGGGCCTGACGATCCTCTACGTGTCGGTGTTCTACCTGGGCTGGGGCTGGCTCTGCGGCCGCGCCCGCCAGCGGTTGGGCTCCACCCGCGCCCTGCTGCTGATGCCGGCGTTGTGGACGGCGATGGAGGCCGTGCGCTCCTTCGGTGAGCTCGGGTTTCCGTGGTGCCTGACGGGCTCGAGCACGATCGGCACGCCGTTCATGGTGCTGGTCCGTGGGGCCGGCGAACTCGGCCTGGGCTGTGCGCTCGCCTTCACGGCGGCGACCATCGTGGCCTGGACCGCTCGCGGCGGCGATGCTGCTGCAATCCCCGATGCGGCCCACGCTGCGCGCCGACGCGCGCGCCGGCCCCTGGCCATTGTCACGGCACTCGCCTGGACCGCGCTCGCGGCCGGCGCTGCCATGAATCCCGCGCCGCCGCCGCCGCCCGCCAGCGGACCGTTCGCGATCAACGCCGATTCGCTGCTTGCGAGGCCGCTGCGCGTGGCCGCGGTGCAGGCTGACGTGTCCCTGGCCGACAAGTGGGACACCGCGCGCATCGACTCCACGCGGGTGCCGTATGCCGCACTCACGAAGAAGGCTGCCGCCGCTGGCGCCGAGTTCGTCGTTTGGGCCGAGACCGCCGTGCCGGGCTACCTGCGCTACGACGTGGCGAACCTCAATTGGCTGCGCCGCCTGGTGCGTGAATCGGGCGTGTGGCTCTACGCGGGGTTCCCCGACGGGGATCGCCGCACCGACGGGCGCATGCGCCTGTACAACTCGTCGGGGCTGCTGTCGCCCGACGGCGTCATCGTCGACCGCTACGCCAAGCATCACCTGCTGCCCATCGGCGAGGCGATGCCGTTCCAGCGCTACCTGCCGTTCCTGGGCCAGCTCAACGTGGGGCAGGCCGAATGGGACCCGGGCGACCCGCCACGCGCGCTGGTGGCCAAGCTGCCTGACGGGCACTTCCCCTTCAGCGGGCTGATCTGTTTCGAGTCCGTGTTCGGCTCGCTCGCGCGCGACAGCGTGCGGCGCGGGAGCCGCTGCCTGGCCGTCATCACCAATGACGGCTGGTTCGGCCGCACGGCCGGTCCGCGGCAGCATGCGTGGCTGGCCAGGCTGCGCGCTGTCGAGTGCGGCGTGCCGGTGATCCGCTGCGCCAACAACGGCATCAGTTTCATTGCCGACCGTGACGGCCGGCTGCTGGGCTGGCTCGAGCTGGGCGAGCGCGGCGTCGTCAGCGCCACGATCAGCCCCGGCGACGCGCGCACGGGCTACGTGCGCTGGGGATCGGCTCCGGTGACCTGGTTCCTTGTCCTGTGGGTGCTGGTGACGCTCGCCGGGCCCTGGAGCCGTTGCGCCGGCGAAAGTGAGGTTGCGCCGTGA
- the gltA gene encoding NADPH-dependent glutamate synthase gives MSDESPKPKKVLNKAKTKVPMREQAATARIFNFEEVPLGYNEQEATQEALRCIDCKDKPCVSGCPVGIDIPAFLQLVGQKDFEGALRKIKEKNFLPAICGRVCPQEDQCEMVCTLNRPDKGREPGGIGRVERFLGDYAMEHNLKITPTVAAPTGKTVAIIGSGPAGLTAASDLAQKGHKVTVFEALHKPGGVLFYGIPQFRLPKEILMREVDGMRDMGVEFVMNYPVGKAESLDSVRARFDVVFVSTGAGLPWFLGIPGENLNGVYSANEFLTRVNLMGGYKFPEGADTPVKKIKRIAVIGAGNTAMDSARTAKRLRPEVVYLVYRRSRLEMPARVEEIHHAEQEGVEFNLLHSPLEIVNDGKGAVGAIRCQEMELGEPDASGRRKPVPIEGKVREFAVDTVVIAIGQGPNPLLTADCPELDRDAKKGTIKINDLMQTSLPNVFAGGDIVTGGATVILAMGQGRVAADAMHRYLMTGNPRDPFATVGDSGVCPNLM, from the coding sequence ATGAGCGACGAAAGCCCGAAGCCCAAGAAGGTCCTCAACAAGGCCAAGACCAAGGTTCCCATGCGGGAACAGGCGGCCACGGCGCGCATCTTCAACTTCGAGGAAGTGCCCCTCGGTTACAACGAGCAGGAAGCGACACAGGAAGCACTGCGCTGCATCGATTGCAAGGACAAGCCGTGCGTGTCGGGTTGCCCTGTCGGCATCGACATCCCGGCGTTCCTGCAGCTCGTCGGCCAGAAGGACTTCGAGGGCGCCCTGCGCAAGATCAAGGAGAAGAACTTCCTGCCGGCGATCTGCGGTCGCGTGTGCCCGCAGGAGGACCAGTGCGAGATGGTCTGCACGCTGAACCGGCCGGACAAGGGCCGCGAGCCCGGCGGCATCGGGCGCGTGGAGCGGTTCCTTGGCGACTACGCCATGGAGCACAACCTGAAGATCACCCCGACGGTGGCTGCGCCCACCGGCAAGACCGTGGCCATCATCGGCTCGGGGCCGGCCGGGCTGACGGCAGCCAGCGACCTGGCGCAGAAGGGCCACAAGGTCACGGTCTTCGAGGCGCTGCACAAGCCGGGCGGCGTGTTGTTCTACGGCATCCCCCAGTTCCGGCTGCCGAAGGAGATCCTCATGCGCGAGGTCGACGGCATGCGCGACATGGGCGTCGAGTTCGTCATGAACTACCCGGTCGGCAAGGCCGAGTCGCTCGACAGCGTGCGCGCACGGTTCGACGTCGTGTTCGTCTCGACGGGCGCAGGCCTGCCCTGGTTCCTCGGCATTCCCGGCGAGAACCTCAACGGCGTGTACAGCGCCAACGAGTTCCTGACGCGCGTCAACCTGATGGGCGGCTACAAATTCCCCGAAGGCGCCGACACGCCGGTCAAGAAGATCAAGCGCATCGCGGTGATCGGCGCCGGCAACACGGCGATGGATTCCGCGCGCACGGCCAAGCGCCTGCGGCCCGAGGTGGTCTATCTCGTCTACCGCCGCAGCCGGCTGGAGATGCCGGCCCGCGTCGAGGAGATCCACCACGCCGAGCAGGAAGGCGTCGAGTTCAACCTGCTGCACTCGCCGCTCGAGATCGTCAACGACGGCAAGGGCGCCGTGGGCGCGATCCGCTGCCAGGAGATGGAACTGGGCGAGCCCGACGCCAGCGGGCGCCGCAAGCCCGTGCCCATCGAGGGCAAGGTGCGCGAGTTCGCCGTCGACACCGTGGTGATCGCCATCGGCCAGGGTCCCAATCCCCTGCTGACGGCCGACTGCCCCGAGCTCGACCGCGACGCGAAGAAGGGCACCATCAAGATCAACGACCTGATGCAGACGAGCCTGCCGAACGTGTTCGCCGGCGGCGACATCGTGACCGGCGGCGCCACCGTGATCCTGGCCATGGGCCAGGGCCGCGTGGCCGCCGACGCCATGCATCGCTACCTGATGACGGGCAATCCGCGCGACCCGTTCGCGACGGTGGGCGACAGCGGCGTGTGCCCGAACCTGATGTAG
- the folE gene encoding GTP cyclohydrolase I FolE, whose amino-acid sequence MEEIIRRLLVELGEDPQREGLAKTPARVARAWSEMTVGYSQDPGAMVRAALFTAESKEMVVVNDIDFYSTCEHHLLPFFGKAHVAYIPNGRIVGLSKMARVVEAYARRLQVQERMTGQIAQCLMENLQPLGVAVVLRAQHLCMMTRGVQKQNSYAVTSEMLGCFKKSPKTRGEFLTLIREKPWS is encoded by the coding sequence ATGGAAGAGATCATCCGCCGGCTCCTGGTGGAACTGGGCGAGGATCCGCAGCGCGAGGGACTGGCCAAGACGCCTGCCCGCGTCGCGCGGGCCTGGTCGGAGATGACCGTCGGCTACAGCCAGGACCCGGGCGCCATGGTGCGCGCCGCGCTGTTCACGGCCGAGAGCAAGGAAATGGTCGTCGTCAACGACATCGATTTCTACAGCACCTGCGAACATCACCTGCTGCCGTTCTTCGGCAAGGCCCATGTGGCGTACATCCCGAACGGGCGCATCGTCGGCCTGTCGAAGATGGCGCGCGTCGTGGAGGCCTATGCCCGCCGGCTGCAGGTGCAGGAGCGCATGACGGGGCAGATCGCGCAGTGCCTGATGGAAAACCTCCAGCCGCTGGGCGTGGCGGTCGTCCTGCGCGCGCAGCACCTGTGCATGATGACGCGCGGCGTGCAGAAGCAGAATTCCTACGCGGTCACCAGCGAGATGCTCGGCTGCTTCAAGAAGAGCCCGAAGACGCGGGGCGAGTTCCTGACCCTGATCCGCGAGAAGCCCTGGAGCTGA
- a CDS encoding phosphoribosylglycinamide formyltransferase gives MTPVAAAVLLSGSGRTLANFLERIDDGSLPLRIVAVVSSRSDVKGVEVARAAGLPVGIFRRKDYADTAAHNAAINAFLAPHAPRLIVLAGYLCRYEPPQGFGGPVVNIHPALLPKYGGQGFYGDKVHQAVLAAGDRESGCTVHLVDAEYDSGRILGQQRVPVLDSDDVGSLAARVFAAECELYPQVLAALARELPPI, from the coding sequence GTGACGCCCGTCGCCGCCGCGGTCCTGCTCTCGGGCAGCGGCCGCACACTCGCCAATTTCCTCGAACGCATCGATGACGGCTCGCTGCCACTGCGCATCGTCGCCGTCGTCTCGAGCCGCAGTGACGTGAAGGGTGTCGAGGTCGCGCGCGCGGCCGGCCTGCCGGTGGGGATCTTCCGCCGCAAGGACTACGCCGACACGGCAGCACACAACGCGGCGATCAACGCCTTCCTGGCCCCGCACGCCCCGCGCCTGATCGTGCTGGCGGGATACCTCTGCCGCTACGAACCGCCGCAGGGCTTCGGCGGCCCCGTCGTGAACATCCACCCCGCGCTGCTGCCGAAGTACGGCGGCCAGGGTTTCTACGGCGACAAGGTTCACCAGGCGGTGCTTGCGGCCGGTGATCGCGAGAGCGGTTGCACCGTGCACCTGGTCGACGCGGAGTACGACAGCGGTCGCATCCTCGGCCAGCAGCGTGTGCCGGTGCTGGACAGTGACGACGTGGGCAGCCTCGCTGCGCGCGTGTTTGCCGCCGAGTGCGAACTCTATCCGCAGGTGCTCGCCGCACTGGCCCGTGAACTGCCGCCGATTTGA
- the rplU gene encoding 50S ribosomal protein L21 yields the protein MYAVVKIKKQQFRVEPDTTLQVPLLADEVGAKLSFDEVLMYADGASVKVGNPIVAGAKVSAEVVAHGLSRKIVIFKKKRRKNYRRKTGHRQPFTQIRITGITG from the coding sequence ATGTACGCTGTAGTCAAGATCAAGAAGCAGCAGTTCCGGGTCGAGCCGGACACGACGCTGCAGGTTCCGCTCCTGGCGGACGAGGTCGGCGCCAAACTGAGCTTCGACGAGGTGCTCATGTACGCGGACGGAGCGTCGGTCAAGGTCGGCAACCCGATCGTGGCCGGAGCGAAGGTCAGCGCCGAAGTGGTCGCCCACGGGCTGAGCCGCAAGATCGTCATCTTCAAGAAGAAGCGGCGGAAGAACTACCGGCGCAAGACGGGTCATCGTCAGCCGTTCACGCAGATCCGCATCACCGGCATCACCGGTTGA
- a CDS encoding sulfide/dihydroorotate dehydrogenase-like FAD/NAD-binding protein yields the protein MGNKIVRVQELAPRTRLFEIEAPHIAQRGKAGQFVILRVNDEGERIPLTLASRDPGKGTITLVFQEVGKTTEMLGRLQPGQEIHDLAGPLGKATEIPTGKTVVCVGGGIGNAVVWPQVQALKEAGNRCIAILGARTKELLILEDEIRALADQTIITTDDGSYGRKGMVTHALTDLIEGGEKVDEVITIGPVVMMKFVCRATLPFGIPTQASLNPIMVDGTGMCGACRVTVGGKTRFACVEGPEFDGHQVDFDELITRLAYYQPEERSSLDSYHRCRLEAAADQLRN from the coding sequence GTGGGGAACAAGATCGTTCGCGTCCAGGAACTGGCGCCCCGCACCCGCCTCTTCGAGATCGAAGCCCCGCACATCGCGCAGCGCGGCAAGGCCGGGCAGTTCGTGATCCTGCGGGTCAACGACGAGGGCGAGCGCATCCCGCTGACCCTGGCGAGCCGCGACCCCGGCAAGGGCACCATCACCCTGGTCTTCCAGGAAGTCGGCAAGACGACCGAGATGCTCGGGCGCCTGCAGCCGGGTCAGGAGATTCATGACCTGGCCGGCCCTCTGGGCAAGGCTACGGAGATTCCCACCGGCAAGACGGTGGTCTGCGTCGGCGGCGGCATCGGCAACGCCGTCGTGTGGCCGCAGGTGCAGGCGCTCAAGGAGGCGGGCAACCGCTGCATCGCCATCCTCGGCGCACGCACGAAGGAACTGCTGATCCTCGAGGACGAGATCCGCGCCCTTGCCGACCAGACGATCATCACCACCGATGACGGCAGCTACGGACGCAAGGGCATGGTCACGCACGCGCTCACCGACCTGATCGAGGGCGGCGAGAAGGTCGACGAGGTCATCACCATCGGGCCGGTCGTGATGATGAAGTTCGTGTGCAGGGCCACGCTGCCGTTCGGGATCCCCACCCAGGCTTCGCTGAATCCCATCATGGTCGACGGCACGGGCATGTGCGGCGCCTGCCGCGTGACCGTGGGCGGCAAGACGCGCTTTGCGTGCGTCGAGGGACCCGAGTTCGACGGCCACCAGGTCGATTTCGACGAGCTGATCACGCGGCTGGCGTACTACCAGCCGGAAGAGCGCTCCTCGCTGGACAGTTACCACCGTTGTCGCCTGGAAGCTGCCGCTGACCAGCTGCGGAACTAG
- a CDS encoding phosphoribosylformylglycinamidine cyclo-ligase, which yields MKYADSGVNIDAATRALARSRDHVRSTWDARVRNEIGAFGGLFQPAPGEPLLVASVDGVGTKVMVAVQAGRYDTVGQDLVNHCVDDILVQGAEPLFFLDYFATAKLDEAVLPEVLAGFAKACRENGCALLGGETAEMPGVYRDGEFDLAGTIVGRVLPEHVIDGSAMRAGDRVWGLPSTGLHTNGYSLARKVLFERAGLAVTDTPPELGAPPSPTPCWRCTAVT from the coding sequence ATGAAGTACGCCGACAGCGGTGTCAACATCGACGCCGCGACACGCGCGCTCGCCCGCTCCCGCGATCACGTGCGCTCCACCTGGGATGCCCGTGTGCGCAACGAGATCGGCGCCTTCGGCGGCCTGTTCCAGCCGGCGCCGGGCGAACCGTTGCTGGTGGCGAGTGTCGACGGCGTGGGCACCAAGGTGATGGTGGCCGTGCAGGCCGGGCGCTACGACACGGTGGGACAGGACCTGGTCAACCACTGCGTCGACGACATCCTCGTGCAGGGCGCCGAACCGCTGTTCTTCCTCGACTACTTCGCGACCGCGAAGCTTGACGAAGCCGTGCTGCCCGAGGTGCTGGCCGGCTTCGCGAAAGCCTGCCGCGAGAACGGCTGCGCCCTGCTTGGCGGCGAGACGGCGGAGATGCCCGGCGTCTACCGCGACGGCGAGTTCGACCTGGCCGGCACCATCGTCGGCCGCGTGTTGCCCGAACACGTGATCGACGGCAGCGCCATGCGGGCCGGCGACCGCGTGTGGGGCCTGCCGAGCACGGGGCTGCACACCAACGGCTATTCGCTGGCGCGCAAGGTGCTCTTCGAGCGCGCCGGCCTTGCCGTCACCGACACGCCGCCGGAACTGGGGGCGCCACCGTCGCCGACGCCCTGCTGGCGGTGCACCGCAGTTACCTGA
- the trxB gene encoding thioredoxin-disulfide reductase, with translation MSASPAPKAIIVGSGPAGLTAAIYLSRANVPNLLFEGQQPGGQLTITTEVENFPGFPDGITGPELMIRLKAQAERFGTVVKGETVEAVDLSAGPYKVRTNAGAYEAPVVIIASGSTARWLHLPDEERFHGKGLSACATCDGFFFRGQEIAVVGGGDTALEEATYLTNFAAKVTLIHRRDEFRGSKIMQDRALANPKIEVAWNSVPKQYLADDKGILRGLVLQDTTGGPDRELPVTGCFIAIGHTPNTAFLNGQLPTDASGYLVTTPGTTSVGKPGVYACGDVQDHVYRQAITSAGTGCMAAIDAERWLAGHAD, from the coding sequence ATGAGTGCGTCCCCCGCCCCCAAGGCCATTATCGTGGGATCCGGGCCGGCCGGCCTGACCGCGGCCATCTACCTGAGCCGGGCCAATGTCCCCAATCTCCTGTTCGAGGGCCAGCAGCCGGGCGGTCAGCTGACGATCACGACCGAGGTCGAGAACTTCCCCGGCTTTCCCGACGGCATCACCGGGCCGGAACTGATGATCCGCCTGAAGGCCCAGGCCGAACGGTTCGGCACCGTCGTCAAGGGCGAGACGGTCGAGGCGGTCGACCTGTCCGCGGGGCCGTACAAGGTGCGCACCAATGCAGGCGCCTACGAGGCGCCGGTGGTCATCATCGCCTCGGGCAGCACGGCGCGCTGGCTCCACCTGCCGGACGAGGAACGATTCCACGGCAAGGGCCTGAGCGCCTGCGCCACCTGCGACGGGTTCTTCTTCCGCGGCCAGGAGATCGCCGTCGTCGGCGGCGGCGACACGGCGCTGGAAGAAGCCACCTACCTGACGAATTTCGCCGCGAAGGTGACCCTGATCCATCGCCGCGACGAGTTCCGGGGCTCGAAGATCATGCAGGACCGCGCCCTGGCCAACCCGAAGATCGAGGTGGCCTGGAACAGTGTCCCGAAGCAGTACCTGGCCGACGACAAGGGCATCCTGCGCGGGCTGGTGCTGCAGGACACGACCGGCGGCCCGGACCGCGAACTGCCGGTGACCGGCTGCTTCATCGCGATCGGCCACACGCCGAACACGGCGTTCCTGAACGGGCAGCTGCCGACCGACGCCTCGGGGTACCTGGTCACGACGCCGGGCACCACCTCGGTCGGCAAGCCGGGCGTCTATGCCTGCGGCGACGTGCAGGACCATGTCTACCGCCAGGCGATCACCTCGGCCGGCACCGGCTGCATGGCGGCGATCGATGCGGAGCGCTGGCTCGCGGGGCACGCTGACTAG
- a CDS encoding NUDIX hydrolase: MIPSERHVFRYCPQCRTEMTRRHDGGAERPVCPACGLVQYLNPAPAAGIVLMRGDRVCLVKRRFAPKQGLWSLPTGFMEWGKIPPKRARREALEETGLEVELTALYAVESGLLPPDTPVVVIFYAARETGGTLQAGDDAEEAGFFLLDELPGPIAFASHRRVLERLRAEPAGGSAGAQP; this comes from the coding sequence GTGATCCCGTCCGAGCGCCACGTCTTCCGCTACTGCCCGCAGTGCCGGACGGAGATGACGCGCCGCCACGACGGCGGCGCCGAGCGTCCCGTGTGCCCGGCCTGCGGCCTGGTGCAGTACCTGAACCCGGCCCCGGCAGCGGGCATCGTGCTCATGCGAGGCGACCGCGTCTGCCTGGTCAAGCGCCGCTTCGCGCCGAAACAGGGACTGTGGTCATTGCCGACGGGATTCATGGAGTGGGGGAAGATCCCGCCGAAACGGGCGCGCCGCGAAGCGCTCGAGGAGACCGGGCTCGAGGTGGAGCTGACAGCGCTCTACGCCGTCGAGTCCGGCCTGCTGCCGCCCGACACGCCCGTGGTCGTCATTTTCTATGCGGCCCGGGAAACCGGCGGCACGTTGCAGGCCGGCGACGACGCCGAGGAGGCCGGATTCTTCCTGCTCGACGAACTGCCCGGCCCCATCGCATTTGCCTCGCATCGGCGCGTGCTCGAGAGACTTCGCGCCGAACCGGCCGGGGGCAGCGCGGGAGCACAGCCGTGA
- the kdsB gene encoding 3-deoxy-manno-octulosonate cytidylyltransferase — MVVIPARYGSSRFPGKALADIAGKPLIVRVAENARGVRLADRVIVATDDARIADAVSAAGLVCEMTAQHPTGTDRIAEVAARHEASLVVNLQGDEPLLPPADVDALIARMQEEPDWDIGTCGHAFADPAPWAEPNVVKVVTDLAGRALYFSRAPIPGMFPGSGRSGHTAALRHVGIYAYRREALLRFAALAPTPLEQVEGLEQLRALENGLRIGVVTIAAGPVGVDTPADLERVRAAWPADRQGGG; from the coding sequence CTGGTGGTCATCCCGGCCCGCTACGGCTCCTCCCGGTTTCCCGGCAAGGCCCTGGCCGACATTGCGGGCAAGCCGTTGATCGTGCGCGTGGCCGAGAACGCGCGCGGCGTCCGCCTGGCCGATCGCGTCATCGTCGCCACCGACGACGCGCGGATCGCCGACGCCGTGTCCGCGGCCGGCCTCGTCTGCGAGATGACTGCGCAGCACCCCACCGGCACCGACCGCATTGCCGAAGTGGCCGCCCGGCACGAAGCTTCACTGGTGGTGAACCTGCAGGGGGACGAACCGCTGCTCCCGCCCGCCGACGTCGACGCGCTGATCGCACGCATGCAGGAGGAGCCCGACTGGGACATCGGCACCTGCGGCCATGCCTTCGCCGACCCCGCGCCGTGGGCCGAGCCGAACGTGGTCAAGGTGGTCACGGACCTGGCGGGGCGGGCTTTGTACTTTTCGCGCGCGCCGATTCCCGGTATGTTCCCGGGGTCGGGGCGGTCGGGCCACACGGCGGCGTTGCGGCACGTCGGCATCTACGCCTACCGGCGCGAGGCGCTGCTGCGCTTCGCCGCGCTGGCGCCGACGCCGCTGGAGCAGGTCGAGGGTCTCGAACAACTGCGCGCCCTCGAGAACGGCCTGCGTATCGGCGTGGTCACCATTGCGGCCGGGCCCGTGGGTGTAGACACGCCGGCCGACCTCGAGCGCGTACGCGCCGCCTGGCCTGCCGACCGGCAGGGCGGTGGCTGA
- a CDS encoding sigma 54-interacting transcriptional regulator, giving the protein MEHRTFWDEELRAFPHGGRGAAVWVVRRDGAEPGAPLRLLLAWDSGQARRDGLAARPPLGALLRAMGDDREELIRKSREVALWVEPLRQGGQVVGCLGIWMDAAEAWREGIFLWGQRLVPRLLPVLGVLESQGPVPGETLNQPTLFPLAPLYSLAGDDPAGGRPARPARARGGSGPVARVAGESGGPLLSLPRPVTVPGIPGCVGISAEMARLGQRLANIARSGVNVLLHGESGTGKEIVARALHVSSDRAVGPFVAQNCAALPETLFESELFGHRAGAFTGAATEKKGLLASASGGTFFLDEIGDMPLALQIKLLRVMQERQVRRIGELKSVPVDLRFVAATHKDLTAEIREGRFRLDLFYRLKVVSVVIPPLRHRPEDVAPLFAYFLKRSGRSLEKTRITEEALTALQRWHWPGNVRELENEAQRLAALYPEEPVIRHAHLSREIRGAGGDSVEAADLGTLRALDQAGELLERYLIRKAIAACDGRKAAAARRLGLSRQGLYKKIARYGMLDLISTGAG; this is encoded by the coding sequence ATGGAACACCGCACATTCTGGGACGAGGAACTGCGCGCCTTTCCACACGGCGGCCGCGGCGCCGCCGTGTGGGTCGTACGCCGCGACGGCGCCGAACCGGGCGCGCCGCTGCGCCTGCTGCTGGCCTGGGACAGCGGGCAGGCGCGTCGCGACGGACTGGCGGCGCGTCCGCCGCTGGGCGCCCTCCTGCGCGCGATGGGCGATGATCGCGAGGAACTGATCCGCAAGAGCCGCGAGGTGGCGCTCTGGGTCGAGCCGCTGCGCCAGGGCGGCCAGGTGGTCGGCTGCCTCGGCATCTGGATGGACGCCGCCGAGGCCTGGCGCGAGGGGATCTTCCTGTGGGGGCAGCGCCTGGTGCCGCGCCTGCTGCCGGTGCTGGGGGTGCTGGAATCGCAGGGGCCGGTGCCGGGGGAGACCCTCAACCAGCCCACGCTGTTCCCGCTGGCGCCGCTGTACTCCCTGGCGGGCGACGATCCGGCCGGCGGTCGCCCGGCCAGGCCCGCTCGCGCCCGTGGCGGATCCGGTCCGGTCGCCCGCGTCGCGGGCGAAAGCGGCGGGCCCCTGCTGTCGCTGCCGCGGCCGGTCACCGTCCCGGGCATTCCCGGCTGCGTGGGCATCAGCGCCGAAATGGCCCGGCTCGGGCAGCGCCTGGCGAATATCGCCCGCAGCGGGGTCAATGTGCTGCTGCACGGCGAAAGCGGCACCGGCAAGGAGATCGTCGCCCGCGCCCTGCACGTGAGCAGCGACAGGGCTGTCGGGCCGTTCGTGGCCCAGAACTGCGCCGCCTTGCCCGAGACGCTTTTCGAGTCCGAACTCTTCGGCCACCGCGCCGGCGCCTTCACCGGCGCCGCCACGGAGAAGAAGGGGCTGCTCGCTTCCGCCAGCGGCGGGACGTTCTTTCTGGACGAGATCGGCGACATGCCGCTGGCGCTGCAGATCAAGCTCCTGCGGGTCATGCAGGAGCGCCAGGTCCGGCGCATCGGCGAACTGAAGAGTGTGCCCGTCGACCTGCGTTTCGTCGCCGCCACCCACAAGGACCTCACAGCCGAGATCCGGGAGGGGCGCTTCCGGCTCGATCTCTTCTATCGGCTGAAGGTCGTCAGCGTCGTCATCCCGCCGTTGCGCCACCGGCCGGAGGACGTTGCGCCGCTGTTCGCGTATTTCCTCAAGAGATCAGGCCGTAGCCTTGAGAAGACTCGCATTACGGAAGAGGCACTCACTGCCCTGCAGCGCTGGCACTGGCCCGGCAACGTGCGCGAGCTGGAAAACGAAGCGCAGCGCCTGGCGGCGCTCTACCCGGAGGAACCCGTCATCCGTCACGCGCACCTGTCGCGGGAGATCCGCGGCGCCGGCGGCGACAGCGTGGAGGCCGCCGACCTCGGCACCCTGCGCGCACTCGACCAGGCCGGCGAGCTGCTCGAGCGCTACCTCATCCGGAAGGCGATCGCCGCCTGCGACGGACGCAAGGCGGCGGCTGCGCGGCGGCTGGGCCTCTCGCGGCAGGGCCTCTACAAGAAGATCGCCCGCTACGGGATGCTCGACCTCATCTCCACGGGGGCCGGCTGA